The proteins below come from a single Kosakonia sp. SMBL-WEM22 genomic window:
- the gntR gene encoding gluconate operon transcriptional repressor GntR, whose translation MKKKRPVLQDVADRVGVTKMTVSRFLRNPEQVSIALRGKIAAALDELGYIPNRAPDILSNATSRAIGVLLPSLTNQVFAEVLRGIESVTDAHGYQTMLAHYGYKAEMEEERLESMLSWNIDGLVLTERTHTPRTLKMIEVAGIPVVELMDSKSPCLDIAVGFDNFEAARQITAAILARGHRRVAYLGARLDERTIIKQKGYEQAMLDAGLTPYSVMVEQSSSYTAGIELMRQARREYPQLDGIFCTNDDLAVGAAFECQRLGLKIPQDMAIAGFHGHDIGQVMEPRLASVLTPRERMGRIGAERLLARIRGEEVTPKLLDLGFTLSPGGSI comes from the coding sequence ATGAAAAAGAAAAGACCCGTACTACAGGATGTGGCCGATCGCGTAGGCGTGACCAAAATGACGGTCAGCCGTTTTTTGCGTAACCCGGAACAGGTTTCCATCGCTTTACGTGGCAAAATCGCCGCCGCCCTTGATGAACTGGGTTATATCCCTAACCGCGCGCCCGATATTCTCTCTAACGCTACCAGCCGCGCCATTGGCGTACTGCTTCCCTCTTTAACGAACCAGGTTTTCGCTGAAGTGCTTCGCGGCATTGAAAGCGTTACCGACGCGCACGGCTATCAAACCATGCTGGCGCACTACGGCTACAAAGCGGAAATGGAGGAGGAGCGACTGGAGTCGATGCTCTCATGGAACATTGATGGCTTAGTCCTCACTGAACGCACCCACACGCCGCGCACGCTAAAAATGATCGAAGTGGCAGGCATTCCGGTCGTTGAGTTGATGGACAGCAAATCCCCCTGCCTCGATATTGCCGTCGGCTTTGATAACTTCGAGGCCGCCCGGCAAATCACCGCCGCCATTCTTGCGCGCGGCCATCGTCGCGTTGCCTATCTCGGTGCACGTCTGGATGAACGTACTATCATCAAACAGAAGGGGTACGAGCAGGCGATGCTGGATGCGGGGCTGACGCCGTACAGTGTGATGGTGGAACAATCCTCCTCTTATACCGCCGGCATTGAGTTGATGCGCCAGGCGCGCCGCGAGTATCCGCAGCTTGATGGGATTTTCTGTACTAACGATGACCTTGCCGTCGGTGCTGCCTTTGAGTGCCAGCGTCTGGGGCTGAAGATCCCACAAGATATGGCGATTGCCGGGTTCCACGGGCATGACATTGGTCAGGTGATGGAACCGCGTCTGGCAAGCGTGCTGACGCCGCGTGAACGCATGGGGCGCATCGGTGCGGAACGGCTGCTGGCGCGTATCCGTGGTGAAGAAGTTACGCCAAAGTTGTTAGATTTAGGTTTCACTTTGTCACCGGGTGGATCTATTTAG
- a CDS encoding pirin family protein, with product MIFLRKANDRGHANHGWLDSWHTFSFANYYDPNFMGFSALRVINDDVIDAGQGFGTHPHKDMEILTYVLEGAVEHQDSMGNKEQVPAGEFQIMSAGTGVRHSEYNPSKTDRLRLYQIWIIPETNGIEPRYEQRRFDATQGKQLVLSPDARDGSLKVHQDMELYRWALLKDEQSVHQIAAERRVWIQVVKGEVTINGTKATTSDGLAIWDEQAISVHADSDSEILLFDLPPV from the coding sequence ATGATCTTCTTACGCAAAGCAAATGACCGCGGCCACGCTAACCATGGCTGGCTGGACTCCTGGCACACCTTCTCGTTTGCTAACTATTACGATCCGAACTTTATGGGTTTTTCAGCGCTGCGCGTGATTAACGATGACGTTATTGATGCGGGGCAGGGCTTTGGTACCCACCCGCATAAAGATATGGAGATCCTGACATATGTGCTGGAAGGCGCGGTAGAGCACCAGGACAGCATGGGTAACAAAGAGCAGGTTCCGGCGGGCGAATTCCAGATCATGAGCGCCGGCACCGGAGTGCGTCACTCTGAGTACAACCCGAGCAAAACCGACCGTCTGCGCCTGTACCAAATCTGGATCATCCCGGAAACTAACGGTATCGAGCCGCGCTACGAGCAGCGCCGCTTCGACGCCACGCAGGGCAAACAGCTGGTGCTTTCACCGGATGCCCGCGACGGTTCGCTGAAAGTGCATCAGGATATGGAGCTTTACCGCTGGGCGCTGCTGAAAGATGAGCAATCTGTGCATCAGATTGCCGCCGAGCGCCGCGTCTGGATCCAGGTTGTGAAAGGTGAAGTCACCATTAATGGCACCAAAGCGACCACCAGCGATGGCCTCGCTATCTGGGATGAGCAGGCAATCTCGGTTCATGCGGACAGCGATAGCGAAATCCTGCTCTTCGATCTGCCACCGGTGTGA
- a CDS encoding oxidoreductase, translating to MTLHCAFIGFGKSTTRYHLPYVLNRKASWHVAHIFRRHPKPQEQHPDYQHIHFTSDLDEVLNDPQVKLVIVCTHADSHFDYAKRALEAGKNVLVEKPFTPTMAEAVTLFELAKSKGLTVTPYQNRRFDSCFLTTKKVIESGKLGEIVEIESHFDYYRPEAESKPGLPQDGSFYGLGVHTMDQIISLFGRPDHAAYDIRSLRNKANPDDTFEAQLFYGDLKAIVKTSHLVKIDYPKFIVHGRKGSFVKYGVDQQETSLKANIMPGDAGFAADDSVGILEYVNDAGETVREEIAPEPGDYGRVYDALYETLTNGAENYVKETDVLTNLELLERAFEQASPATITLAK from the coding sequence ATGACTCTACATTGCGCATTTATTGGATTTGGTAAAAGCACTACCCGATATCACCTGCCTTATGTCCTCAATCGTAAAGCCAGCTGGCATGTGGCGCACATTTTCCGCCGCCATCCGAAGCCACAGGAGCAGCACCCCGATTATCAGCACATTCACTTCACCAGCGACCTGGACGAGGTGCTTAACGACCCGCAGGTCAAACTGGTGATTGTCTGCACCCATGCCGATAGCCATTTCGACTATGCGAAACGCGCGCTGGAAGCGGGGAAAAACGTGCTGGTCGAGAAACCTTTCACGCCAACTATGGCGGAAGCGGTCACGCTGTTTGAGCTGGCGAAAAGCAAAGGCCTGACGGTAACGCCCTATCAGAATCGCCGTTTCGACTCCTGCTTCCTCACCACCAAAAAGGTGATTGAGAGCGGCAAACTGGGCGAGATTGTTGAGATCGAAAGCCACTTTGACTATTACCGCCCGGAAGCGGAAAGCAAGCCGGGTCTGCCGCAGGATGGCTCGTTTTACGGCCTTGGCGTGCACACTATGGATCAGATTATCTCGCTGTTTGGCCGCCCGGATCACGCCGCCTATGACATTCGCAGCCTGCGCAACAAAGCCAACCCTGACGATACGTTTGAAGCGCAGCTCTTCTATGGCGATCTGAAAGCGATTGTGAAAACCAGTCACCTGGTGAAAATCGATTACCCGAAATTTATCGTCCATGGCCGTAAAGGCTCATTCGTTAAATATGGCGTCGATCAGCAGGAGACCAGCCTGAAAGCCAATATCATGCCGGGCGATGCGGGATTTGCCGCAGACGACAGTGTGGGCATTCTGGAGTACGTCAATGACGCGGGCGAAACGGTGCGTGAAGAGATTGCGCCTGAGCCAGGCGACTACGGACGCGTCTACGATGCGCTGTATGAAACGCTGACGAACGGCGCGGAAAATTACGTCAAGGAAACTGACGTTCTTACCAACCTTGAGCTGCTGGAACGCGCCTTTGAGCAGGCGTCGCCTGCAACGATAACCCTCGCCAAGTAA
- a CDS encoding polymer-forming cytoskeletal protein, with the protein MDKHYWYLNLALAFWAFALGSWCIDARLWAQVAASLTLLGFFLHFVQHQVNAMFGKEKTPKTPPLQPITPSLVNEKETLRDEKQNTVVASGTTFVGNITSSGQVHIYGTLTGNIEAKDNIIRIMRNGVVEGNLVCRELFIDGTVNGECNSEMLNIEENGNINGTLTYSALTIKKGGTFSGQAKLTAPIAKLSVEKEKKRAAE; encoded by the coding sequence ATGGATAAGCACTACTGGTATTTAAATCTCGCTCTTGCTTTTTGGGCCTTCGCGCTGGGGAGCTGGTGCATTGATGCACGGCTCTGGGCACAAGTTGCGGCATCGCTAACGCTTCTCGGCTTCTTCTTACATTTTGTACAACATCAGGTTAACGCTATGTTTGGTAAAGAGAAAACCCCAAAAACGCCTCCACTACAACCGATTACGCCCTCACTGGTTAATGAAAAAGAGACGCTGCGCGATGAGAAGCAGAACACAGTTGTCGCCAGCGGTACCACCTTTGTCGGCAATATTACCTCAAGCGGGCAAGTGCATATTTACGGCACGCTTACCGGCAATATCGAAGCAAAAGACAACATTATCCGTATCATGCGTAATGGCGTGGTTGAAGGTAATCTTGTCTGCCGCGAGCTATTTATCGACGGCACGGTGAACGGCGAGTGCAACAGCGAAATGTTGAATATCGAAGAGAATGGCAACATCAACGGCACGTTGACCTACAGCGCGCTGACCATCAAGAAAGGCGGTACCTTCTCAGGCCAGGCGAAACTCACCGCGCCAATCGCGAAATTAAGCGTTGAGAAAGAGAAGAAGCGAGCCGCTGAATAA
- the yhhY gene encoding N-acetyltransferase, translated as MSEIVIRHAEMHDVEPLRQIYAQPEVYQNLLQLPHPSSDHWHKRLTPQPGRRDLIATLDEQVAGHLGLMVEQNPRRSHVASFGIMVAPHFQNRGIASALINEMVQLCDNWLRIDRIELSVYADNAPALTVYRKYGFEVEGTAKRHSLRNGEYVDSYYMARMKR; from the coding sequence ATGAGCGAGATAGTGATACGCCACGCTGAAATGCACGATGTCGAACCGTTACGACAGATTTACGCGCAGCCCGAGGTGTATCAAAACCTACTCCAGCTACCTCATCCCTCTTCCGACCACTGGCATAAACGCCTGACGCCGCAGCCGGGCCGCCGGGATCTGATCGCCACGCTTGATGAGCAGGTGGCAGGCCATCTTGGTTTGATGGTTGAGCAAAACCCGCGCCGCAGCCACGTCGCCAGCTTTGGCATTATGGTTGCGCCTCATTTTCAAAACCGTGGTATCGCCAGCGCGTTAATCAACGAGATGGTGCAACTGTGTGATAACTGGCTGCGCATCGACCGCATTGAGCTGTCGGTATATGCCGATAACGCACCCGCGCTAACGGTCTACCGTAAGTATGGTTTTGAAGTGGAAGGCACCGCGAAACGCCATTCACTGCGTAACGGCGAATATGTCGATTCGTACTATATGGCGCGTATGAAGCGGTAA
- the ggt gene encoding gamma-glutamyltransferase yields MIKQQFARWAAIAALTAGACFSVGAAPPPAQAPAPAPVSYGVEADVFHPVVAHQGMVASVDEAATRVGVEILKEGGNAIDAAVAVGYALAVTHPQAGNLGGGGFMMIRTKEGKVTAIDFREMAPAAATRDMFLDDQGNPDSKKSLTSHLASGTPGTVAGFSLALEKYGSLPLKKVVQPAIKLAKQGFTVNDALADDLKTYGSEVLPNHDTSKAIFWKEGEPLKKGDKLVQANLAKSLELIAEKGPDGFYKGTTAEQIAQEMSKNGGLITKEDLASYKAVERTPVSGDYRGYQVYSMPPPSSGGIHIIQILNILESFDLAKYGFGSADAMQVMAEAEKYAYADRSEYLGDPDFVKVPWQALTSKAYAKSIAEQIDVNKARPSSQIRPGKLEPYESNQTTHFSVVDKEGNAVAVTYTLNTVFGSGIVAGNTGILMNNEMDDFSAKPGVPNVYGLVGGDANAIGPGKRPLSSMSPTIVLKDGKTWLVTGSPGGSRIITTVLQMVVNTIDYGMNIAEATNAPRFHHQWLPDELRVEKGFSPDTLKLLEQKGQKVAVKASMGSTQSIMVGPDGTLYGASDPRSVDDLTAGY; encoded by the coding sequence ATGATCAAACAGCAGTTTGCGCGTTGGGCGGCGATTGCCGCGCTGACGGCGGGAGCATGTTTCAGTGTCGGCGCAGCGCCGCCGCCTGCTCAGGCGCCCGCGCCAGCCCCCGTTTCATATGGGGTAGAAGCCGATGTCTTTCATCCGGTAGTGGCCCATCAAGGGATGGTGGCCTCGGTGGATGAAGCCGCGACCCGCGTGGGTGTAGAGATCCTCAAAGAGGGGGGTAATGCGATCGATGCGGCGGTTGCGGTCGGCTATGCGCTGGCGGTGACCCATCCGCAGGCGGGCAACCTGGGCGGCGGCGGGTTTATGATGATCCGTACCAAAGAGGGTAAGGTCACGGCGATCGATTTCCGCGAAATGGCACCTGCAGCCGCCACGCGCGATATGTTTCTCGACGATCAGGGCAACCCGGACAGCAAAAAATCGCTGACCTCCCATCTCGCTTCCGGCACGCCTGGCACGGTCGCCGGCTTCTCGCTGGCGCTGGAGAAGTATGGCTCGCTGCCGCTGAAAAAGGTGGTGCAACCCGCCATTAAACTGGCGAAGCAGGGTTTCACGGTTAACGATGCGCTGGCGGACGATCTCAAAACTTACGGCAGTGAAGTGCTGCCGAACCACGACACCAGCAAGGCGATCTTCTGGAAAGAGGGGGAGCCGCTGAAGAAGGGCGACAAGCTGGTGCAGGCCAACCTCGCGAAGAGCCTTGAGCTAATCGCGGAAAAGGGGCCGGATGGTTTTTATAAAGGCACAACGGCAGAGCAGATCGCCCAGGAGATGAGCAAAAACGGCGGGCTGATCACCAAAGAGGATCTTGCCAGCTACAAAGCCGTTGAGCGTACGCCGGTGAGCGGCGACTATCGCGGTTATCAGGTCTACTCTATGCCGCCACCATCGTCTGGCGGGATCCATATCATTCAGATCCTCAACATCCTGGAGAGTTTCGACCTGGCGAAATATGGCTTCGGCAGCGCCGATGCGATGCAGGTGATGGCGGAAGCGGAAAAATATGCCTACGCCGACCGTTCTGAATACCTCGGCGATCCCGATTTTGTGAAAGTGCCATGGCAGGCGCTGACCAGCAAAGCGTACGCCAAATCCATCGCTGAGCAGATCGATGTGAATAAAGCGCGCCCCTCCAGCCAGATCCGCCCCGGAAAACTGGAACCTTACGAGAGCAACCAGACCACCCACTTCTCAGTGGTGGATAAAGAGGGTAACGCCGTTGCGGTGACCTACACGCTGAACACCGTGTTTGGCAGCGGCATTGTGGCCGGTAATACCGGCATTCTGATGAATAACGAGATGGATGACTTCTCAGCCAAACCGGGCGTGCCCAATGTCTATGGTCTGGTAGGTGGTGATGCGAATGCTATCGGGCCGGGCAAGCGTCCGCTCTCATCGATGTCGCCGACGATTGTGTTGAAAGATGGCAAAACCTGGCTGGTCACCGGTAGCCCTGGCGGCAGCCGGATTATTACTACCGTGCTGCAAATGGTTGTCAACACCATTGATTATGGAATGAACATTGCCGAAGCGACCAATGCGCCGCGCTTCCATCATCAGTGGTTGCCGGACGAACTGCGCGTGGAGAAGGGCTTTAGCCCTGACACCCTGAAACTGCTGGAGCAGAAGGGGCAGAAGGTGGCTGTGAAAGCCTCTATGGGCAGTACGCAGAGCATTATGGTTGGGCCGGATGGCACGCTGTATGGTGCGTCCGATCCGCGTTCGGTAGATGATTTAACCGCAGGATATTAA
- a CDS encoding DUF2756 family protein: MKRLVIVAALLPFTAFAQPLNPTNNPNQPGYVVPSQQRMQTQMLNQQQQQQGLLKQQQQTQSRQQQQNLQMQMNDNSQRIRQAQPGEPDPAHQQVLPNSNGGMLSQGSSSGGGMLNQQSSSGGGMLHPQNSASGSTLQQPHMLPQTQTQSGGMLHSTPPTP, translated from the coding sequence ATGAAACGCCTTGTGATTGTGGCAGCTCTGCTGCCTTTTACCGCTTTCGCACAGCCGCTTAACCCGACCAATAACCCGAATCAGCCGGGGTATGTCGTGCCCAGCCAGCAGCGAATGCAGACGCAAATGCTCAACCAGCAACAGCAGCAGCAAGGGTTACTGAAACAGCAGCAGCAGACACAGAGCCGCCAGCAGCAGCAGAACCTGCAAATGCAGATGAACGATAATTCACAGCGAATAAGGCAGGCTCAGCCGGGGGAGCCCGACCCCGCCCACCAGCAAGTGCTCCCCAACAGCAACGGCGGGATGTTAAGCCAGGGCAGCAGTAGCGGTGGCGGGATGCTAAACCAGCAGAGCAGTAGCGGCGGCGGGATGTTACATCCGCAAAACAGCGCCAGCGGTTCGACCCTGCAGCAGCCGCATATGCTGCCGCAGACCCAAACGCAAAGCGGCGGCATGCTGCACAGCACGCCGCCCACGCCTTAA
- the ugpQ gene encoding glycerophosphodiester phosphodiesterase yields MNNWPYPRIVAHRGGGKLAPENTLAAIDVGARYGHTMIEFDAKLSKDGQIFLLHDDNLERTSNGWGVAGELAWSDLLKVDAGSWYSGEFKGEPLPLLSEVAQRCQQHGMMANIEIKPTTGTGPLTGKVVALAARELWSEMTPPLLSSFEIDALEAAQQAAPELPRGLLLDAWRDDWQEVTDRLACTSIHLNHKLLDEARVRMLRDAGLRILVYTVNQPARAAELLAWGVDCICTDNIDAIGPHFGA; encoded by the coding sequence ATGAATAACTGGCCCTATCCCCGCATCGTCGCCCATCGCGGCGGTGGAAAACTGGCTCCGGAAAATACCCTTGCGGCGATCGATGTCGGTGCCAGATATGGCCACACGATGATCGAATTTGACGCCAAGTTATCGAAAGATGGGCAGATCTTCCTGCTGCATGATGACAACCTGGAGCGCACCAGTAATGGTTGGGGCGTGGCGGGCGAGCTGGCGTGGAGCGATCTGCTGAAGGTCGATGCCGGGAGCTGGTACAGCGGTGAGTTTAAAGGCGAGCCGCTGCCGCTGCTGTCAGAGGTCGCGCAGCGCTGCCAGCAGCATGGCATGATGGCGAATATCGAAATCAAACCGACAACTGGCACCGGTCCGCTGACGGGCAAAGTCGTCGCGCTTGCCGCCCGCGAGTTGTGGTCAGAGATGACCCCGCCGCTGCTCTCGTCGTTTGAGATCGATGCGCTGGAAGCGGCGCAACAGGCCGCACCGGAACTGCCGCGCGGTCTGCTGCTTGATGCCTGGCGCGATGACTGGCAAGAGGTGACTGACCGTCTGGCCTGCACCTCGATTCATCTCAACCATAAACTGCTTGATGAGGCGCGCGTTCGCATGCTGCGCGACGCCGGTCTGCGCATTCTGGTTTATACGGTGAATCAGCCGGCGCGCGCGGCGGAATTGCTGGCGTGGGGCGTCGATTGCATCTGCACAGACAATATCGACGCTATCGGGCCCCACTTCGGTGCTTAA
- a CDS encoding sn-glycerol-3-phosphate import ATP-binding protein UgpC yields the protein MSSLKLQAVTKSWDGGKTQVIEPLTLDVADGEFIVMVGPSGCGKSTLLRMVAGLERVSGGDIWIDRQRVTEKEPKDRGIAMVFQNYALYPHMSVEENMAWGLKIRGMGKTHIAGRVAEAARILELEGLLKRRPRELSGGQRQRVAMGRAIVRDPAVFLFDEPLSNLDAKLRVQMRLELQQLHRRLNTTSLYVTHDQVEAMTLAQRVMVMNKGVAEQIGTPVEVYEKPASRFVASFIGSPAMNLLDGQISQSGTHFELASGMALPINWHYRGYAGRKMTLGIRPEHIALSSQAAGGIPLVMDTLEMLGADNLAHGRWGEQKLVARLSHQERPAPGSTLWLHLAEHHLHLFDGETGQRV from the coding sequence ATGTCATCTCTAAAATTACAGGCAGTGACAAAAAGTTGGGACGGCGGTAAAACGCAGGTGATTGAGCCGTTAACGCTGGATGTTGCCGACGGCGAATTCATCGTTATGGTGGGTCCATCCGGGTGCGGAAAGTCGACGCTGCTGCGTATGGTTGCCGGGCTGGAGCGCGTCTCCGGCGGTGATATCTGGATTGACCGCCAGCGCGTCACGGAGAAGGAGCCGAAAGATCGCGGCATCGCGATGGTATTCCAGAACTATGCCCTTTATCCGCACATGAGCGTGGAGGAGAACATGGCCTGGGGGCTGAAAATCCGCGGCATGGGCAAAACGCATATTGCCGGACGCGTGGCGGAAGCGGCACGCATTCTGGAGCTTGAGGGGCTGCTGAAGCGTCGCCCACGCGAGCTCTCCGGCGGTCAGCGCCAGCGCGTGGCGATGGGGCGCGCCATCGTGCGCGATCCAGCGGTGTTCCTGTTTGATGAACCACTCTCTAACCTGGATGCCAAACTGCGCGTACAGATGCGCCTTGAGTTGCAGCAGCTGCACCGCCGCCTCAACACCACCTCGCTCTATGTGACTCACGATCAGGTGGAAGCGATGACGCTGGCACAGCGGGTGATGGTGATGAACAAAGGCGTTGCCGAGCAGATCGGTACGCCGGTTGAGGTATATGAGAAACCGGCCAGCCGTTTTGTGGCAAGTTTTATTGGCAGCCCGGCGATGAATTTACTCGATGGGCAGATCAGCCAGTCGGGTACTCACTTTGAGCTGGCAAGCGGCATGGCGCTGCCGATTAACTGGCACTATCGCGGCTATGCCGGACGGAAAATGACGCTGGGTATCCGCCCTGAACATATTGCGCTAAGCTCACAAGCCGCAGGCGGCATACCGCTGGTGATGGATACGCTGGAGATGCTCGGCGCGGATAACCTGGCCCATGGTCGCTGGGGTGAGCAGAAGCTGGTGGCGCGTCTGTCGCACCAGGAGCGCCCCGCGCCCGGCAGTACGCTGTGGCTGCATCTGGCGGAACATCACCTGCACTTATTCGATGGTGAAACAGGACAACGCGTATGA
- the ugpE gene encoding sn-glycerol-3-phosphate ABC transporter permease UgpE produces MIENRPGLTLFSHIMLIIGVAVVLFPLYVAFVTATLDINAVYDTPMTLIPGGHLWENLRAIWVNGVGPHSAPFWLMLTNSFIMALVITVGKISVSILSAFAIVWFRFPLRNLFFWMIFSTLMLPVEVRIFPTVEVIANLKMLDSYTGLTLPLMASATATFLFRQFFMTLPDELMEAARIDGASPMRFFRDIVLPLSRTNLAALFVITFIYGWNQYLWPLLIISDVNLGTAVAGVKGMMSSGEGTTQWNQVMAAMLLTLIPPVVIVLTMQRAFVRGLVDSEK; encoded by the coding sequence ATGATTGAGAATCGCCCAGGGCTGACGCTGTTCAGCCATATCATGCTTATCATAGGCGTTGCGGTGGTGCTGTTTCCGCTCTACGTCGCCTTTGTCACCGCCACGCTTGATATCAACGCGGTGTACGACACGCCGATGACGCTGATCCCCGGCGGCCATCTGTGGGAGAATCTGCGCGCGATTTGGGTTAACGGCGTCGGCCCCCACAGCGCACCCTTCTGGCTGATGCTGACCAACAGCTTCATCATGGCGCTAGTGATAACCGTAGGGAAAATTTCAGTTTCCATCCTCTCGGCCTTCGCCATCGTCTGGTTCCGTTTCCCACTGCGAAACCTCTTCTTCTGGATGATCTTCAGTACCTTGATGTTGCCGGTAGAGGTGCGCATCTTCCCGACGGTGGAAGTGATCGCCAACCTTAAGATGCTCGACAGCTATACCGGCCTGACTTTACCGCTAATGGCCTCTGCCACCGCAACCTTTCTCTTCCGCCAGTTCTTTATGACCCTACCGGACGAGCTGATGGAAGCCGCGCGTATTGATGGCGCTTCGCCAATGCGCTTTTTTCGCGACATTGTCCTGCCGCTGTCGCGCACTAATCTTGCGGCGCTCTTCGTCATCACCTTTATCTACGGCTGGAATCAGTATTTATGGCCGTTGTTGATTATCAGCGATGTCAACCTGGGCACCGCCGTGGCGGGCGTTAAAGGGATGATGTCGAGCGGCGAGGGCACGACGCAGTGGAACCAGGTGATGGCCGCGATGCTGCTGACGCTGATCCCCCCGGTTGTTATCGTTTTAACCATGCAGCGCGCCTTTGTGCGCGGTCTGGTCGACAGTGAGAAATAA
- the ugpA gene encoding sn-glycerol-3-phosphate ABC transporter permease UgpA, with protein sequence MSSSRPVFRSRWLPYLLVAPQLAITVIFFLWPAGEALWYSVQSVDPFGLSSQFVGLDNFTALFHDSYYLDAFWTTIRFSAMVTFSGLLVSLFFAALVDNVVRGSRIYQTLMLLPYAVAPAVAAVLWIFLFNPGRGLITHFLGQFGYDWNHAQNSGQAMFLVVFASVWKQISYNFLFFFAALQSIPRSLVEAAAIDGAGPIRRFFKLSLPLIAPVSFFLLVVNLVYAFFDTFPVIDAATAGGPVQATTTLIYKIYREGFAGLDLSTSAAQSVILMVLVIVLTVVQFRYVESKVRYQ encoded by the coding sequence ATGTCCTCATCCCGTCCGGTGTTTCGTTCACGCTGGCTACCCTATCTGCTCGTCGCGCCGCAGCTGGCAATCACGGTGATTTTCTTTCTCTGGCCCGCAGGCGAAGCGCTGTGGTACTCCGTGCAGAGCGTTGATCCTTTTGGCCTCTCCAGCCAGTTTGTCGGGCTGGATAACTTTACCGCGCTGTTTCACGACAGCTACTACCTCGACGCCTTCTGGACAACAATCCGCTTTAGCGCGATGGTCACCTTCAGCGGCCTGCTGGTTTCGCTGTTCTTTGCCGCGCTGGTGGATAACGTGGTGCGCGGCAGCCGCATCTACCAGACCTTGATGCTGCTGCCCTATGCCGTTGCGCCTGCGGTTGCCGCCGTATTGTGGATCTTTCTCTTCAATCCCGGACGCGGGTTGATTACCCACTTCCTTGGGCAGTTTGGCTACGACTGGAACCATGCGCAGAACAGCGGTCAGGCGATGTTTCTGGTGGTGTTCGCCTCGGTCTGGAAGCAGATAAGCTACAACTTCCTCTTCTTCTTCGCCGCGTTACAGTCTATTCCCCGCTCGCTGGTGGAAGCTGCCGCCATTGATGGTGCAGGGCCCATTCGCCGTTTCTTCAAACTTTCACTGCCGCTGATCGCACCGGTAAGTTTCTTCCTGCTGGTGGTCAACCTGGTTTACGCCTTCTTCGATACGTTTCCGGTTATCGATGCGGCGACCGCCGGTGGCCCGGTGCAGGCAACCACCACGCTGATTTATAAAATTTATCGCGAAGGGTTTGCCGGGCTGGATCTCTCCACCTCTGCGGCGCAGTCGGTGATCCTGATGGTGCTGGTGATTGTGCTGACGGTGGTGCAGTTCCGCTATGTCGAAAGTAAGGTGCGCTACCAATGA